One window from the genome of Dermochelys coriacea isolate rDerCor1 chromosome 19, rDerCor1.pri.v4, whole genome shotgun sequence encodes:
- the LOC119845254 gene encoding LOW QUALITY PROTEIN: 40S ribosomal protein S16-like (The sequence of the model RefSeq protein was modified relative to this genomic sequence to represent the inferred CDS: inserted 1 base in 1 codon), translating to MLAKGPLQSVQVFRRKKTATAVAHCKRGNGLIKVNGRPLEMIEPXTLQYKLLEPVLLLSKERFAGVDIRVRVTGGGHVAQIYTIHQSISKALVAYYQKYVDEASKKEIKDILIQYDRTLPVADPRRCKSKKSGGPDACARYPKSYS from the exons ATGCTGGCCAAAGGGCCCCTGCAGAGCGTCCAGGTCTTCAGGCGGAAGAAAACAGCTACTGCTGTTGCTCACTGCAAAAGAGGAAATGGTctcattaaagtgaatggaaGACCCCTGGAAATGATTGAGC GAACCCTGCAATACAAACTGCTTGAACCTGTTCTCCTCCTGAGCAAGGAACGCTTTGCTGGTGTTGACATCAGAGTCCGTGTCACAGGTGGCGGCCACGTAGCACAAATCTACACAATTCATCAATCTATTTCCAAAGCATTGGTGGCTTATTATCAGAAGTATGTTGATGAAGCTTCCAAGAAGGAAATCAAGGACATCTTAATCCAGTATGATAGGACCTTACCGGTTGCAGATCCTCGTCGTTGCAAGTCCAAGAAGTCTGGTGGACCTGATGCCTGTGCACGCTACCCAAAGTCTTACAGTTAA